The following nucleotide sequence is from Anaerococcus sp. Marseille-Q7828.
GGGACTAGATGGCTTAAGAGGTATGGATTTTAGATCTGAAGATATTATAAGACCTATTTTAACTTTTGAAAAAAAGGAAATTTTAGCATATCTTAATGAGAATAACATTCCCTATGCCCTTGATCAAAGTAATTTTTCCAATGATTACACTAGAAATTATATAAGAAATGAAATAATACCAAGAATGGAAAAAATCAATCCAAGACTTAAGGATAGTATATTCTCACTTTCTGATTTAGTAAAAAATGATTTGGCAATTATAGATGATAATATAAAAAATATTAGTAAGGATACCATAAAAAGTATATCAAATGATCAAATTAGCTTTGATAAAAATTCATTTGAAAGCTTATCATCTCCTTATCAAGCAAGGATATTAAGATCTGCAATTGAGGATTTGAATGGGTCAACTAAGGATTTTAGCAAACAAAATATTGATGACTTTATAAATCTAACAAATCTTTCTAATGGCAAAAAAATCATCAAGGATGATTTGGAATTTTCAAAGTCTTACAAGTCATATGATTTAAGAAAGATAAGAAGTGAATCATTATCCGATGAAAAAATATATTTATCTTTGGGAGAGGAAAAATCTTTCAATGGCTATATGATATCAGCAGACCTTGTAGATAAGGCTAAAGATAAAGCTAAAACTATAGGATATTTTGACTATGATAAACTAAACTTTCCCCTAGAGATAAGAACTCGCAAGAATGGGGATAAGTTCAATCCCCTCGGATTTGGACATAGTAAAAAATTAAAAGATTTTTTTATTGATGAAAAAATTGATAAAATAGATAGGGATAGGATTCCCCTTATCTTATCAGATGGGAAGATAATTTGGTTAGTTTCTTATAGATTAGCAGAAGATGCTAAGATAGATCAGAGGACAAAAAAAATAGTTAGAATAGAGGTTACTAATGATTAGCGATACAAATTCAATGATAGAAAAAGTTTTAATAGACGAAGATAGTATAAATATTCGCATTAAACAACTTGCAAAGACAATAAACGAATATTATGCAGACAGCCAAGGGCCTTTGATAATGGTTGGTATCCTAAAGGGATCTGTTATGTTTATGTCTGAACTTGCAAAGTATGTTAAAGTAGACACGGCTATGGAATTTATGGCGGTTTCATCCTATGAGGGAACAACTTCAACTGGCAATGTCAAAATACTAAAAGATTTGGATACAGATATCAAGGATAAGAGTGTACTTTTGGTTGAGGATATCATAGATACCGGCCACACTCTCCTAAACTTAAAAAATAACCTATCAAAAAGAGATCCTAAGGATATCAAGATTGTAACTCTTCTAGATAAACCAGAAAGACGAGTGGTAGATATCAAGGCTGACTGGTATGGATTTAAAATACCAAATGAATTTGTAGTTGGCTTTGGTTTGGACTATAATCAATTAATGAGAAATATCCCATATATAGGTGTTTTAAAAAGATCTGTATATGAAAAAGAGCAAGATTAGGGCTAATGGCCCTTTTTTATTTAAGGAGGTTTTATTATGAATGGAAATATGGATATGTTTATTTTGATTTTATATGTAGCAATTATTTTGTTTTTTGCATATAGGATTTTTAAAACCAAAAAGAACAAGTCACTATTAAGTGGTGAGGTAGGTGAATTTGGTAGAGAAATTTCAAAATTAGAAATCGGTCTTTTGGTAGTTTTGTTAGTTACAGGCATTATTAATTTTTACCAAGGATTCAAATTAAACGACAAGACTAGTATGGCAACGGCGGGAGTTATGATTGTTCTAGCTCTAATATTTGGCCTATATTCTAAAAACAAGATGTATATTGGGGAAAATGGCATACTAGCAAATTCTAATTTTTACAATTACAAAGAGCTTAAAAAATGGGGCTTTGATAAGGAAAGTTCTGACCTTGTTTTGCAAGTTAAAAAAGATAACCAAAGTTCAAATGAGATTGTAAAAGTAAAAAAAGAAGATATAGAAGCTATTAATAATCTAATTAGAAAATATAAACTAAATAAATAGCTTGATTTTATCAGATTTTGTCGTATTATATTAGAGTTAAATTTTAGTGATTTACTCTAAGGAGAAAAGATGTTACTTGTAGTAGATATAGGAAATACAAATACAGTTCTCGGTGTTTTTGACAAAGATGAATTATTATTTAGGTATAGAGTGGCTACAAATTTAAAGCGAACTAGCGATGAATTGGTAGCTACCCTTTTTAATATGTTCGGCGTTCACAATGTAGATAAGGACAAGATTGAAGATACAATTATTTCTTCAGTTGTACCAGATATAATGTATAATTGGCAGTCTTGCAACAGGAAACTTTTTGGCAGAGAGGCCTTGATAGTTGATTATAAGACTGATACTGGTATAACTATTGACTATGACTCTCCAAGAGAAGTTGGGGCTGATAGAATTGTAGATTCTGTTGCTGTTTATAGTAAGTATGGCGGCCCATCTATCATAGTAGATATGGGTACAGCTATAACCTTTGATGTTATTACCGAAGATGGGGCATACCTTGGTGGTTCGATAGCACCGGGCATAAAGATTGCCCAAGATGGTTTGTTTGGATCAACTGCCCAATTACCAAAAATTGAGCTTAGGGAACCAAAGAGTGCAATTGCCACAACCACATCAGAAAGTATGAATGCCGGTATAGTTTTTGGTTATATATCAATGATTGATGGTCTGGTTGAACAGATTATGAAAGAACTTCGCAATGACTATCATGTAGAAGATGATATAAATGTTATTGCAACTGGTGGATATTCCGAGCTTATTTCTGTAGAATCAAAATATATTAATATCATCGAGCCTGATTTGATGCTGGATGGTCTAAGAATTATTTATGAGCGAAACAAGAAATAAAGAAATAATGCTAGCTCCCCTTGCGGGAGTAACGGATGTTGCCTTTCGCATTATTTGCGAAAAATACGGAGCGGACAAAACTTTTACTGAAATGGTTAGTGTAAATGCCATGGCCTTTGACAATAAACAAACTGACGAGATAATGTTTATTTCAGATAAGGAAAAACATGCCAATATACAAATTTTTGGTAGGGATCTAGAAAGAATTGAAAAGGCAGTAAAAGAAAAGATAAATCCACTGGATAATGTAAAAGAAATAAGTTTTAATATGGGCTGTCCTGCACCAAAGATCTTTAAAAATGGTGAAGGTTCTGCTCTGATGAAAGACCTAGACCAAGTAGACAAAATAACAAAAACTTTGAGAAAATCAACTGATAAGATAATAAATGTAAAGTTTAGAACTGGAGTAGATGATAGCCATAAAAATTACCTAGAAGTTGGTAAAATGTGTGAGACAAATGGCATAGATTATGTCATCCTCCACGCAAGAACAAGGGACCAACATTACCAAGGCAAGGCTAGCTGGGAAGATATAAGAATATTAAAAGATAATTTGTCTATACCAGTAATAGCAAATGGCGATGTCTTCACAGTAGAAGATTTTATCAATATAATGGATGAAACAAAAGCCGATGGAGTCATGCTTGCCAGAGGGGCCATGGGAAATCCATTCTTGTTTAAGTATATCAAAGATTATTTGAAAAATGGTTCTTACCAAAAGGTTCGTCCAGCTGAGATAGTTGATCAAATACGCGAACAATACGAGCTCTCCTTGCTGTATAAGGATGAGAGATTAGTAGTAAATCAAATGAGAAAGCATGTAGGCTGGTACATTAAGGGCCTTCCAAACGCTACAAAAATTAGAGAAAAAGTAAATACACTAAAGACTAAAGAAGAAATATTTAGTTTGTTAGATGAATATAAGGATGTTTTAGAGGAAGAAAATGACAGAGAATAAAGAAGTAATTTTATCAAAAGAGTACCTAGAAAAGCTAGAAGATGAACTGGAATATCTTAAAACAAAAAGAAGACCAGAAATAGCAGAAAAAATCAAAATTGCAAGATCTTTTGGAGACTTATCAGAAAATGCTGATTACGATGAAGCCAAAAACGAACAAGGTGAAGTTGAAAGTCGTATAGCAAAAGTCGAAGATATGATTAGAAATGCAAAAACCATTGAAGTTGACCTAAACTCTGATGTAGTAGGAGTGGGAAATACTGTAACAGTTTTTGATGAAGAGTTTGATGAAACATTGGACTACAAAATCGTAGGTACTGCAGAAAGTGATCCAGTAAAAGGATTTATTTCAAACGAATCACCTGTTGGTGCAGCACTATTGGGTAAGAAAGTAGATGACAGAGTTGAAGTAGTAACACCAAATGGGAAAATGTACTTCACAGTAAAAGGCATCAATTAAAAAAGGAGCGAAAATGACAGATCAAGATTTAAATGAAATGCTACGAATTAAGAGGGAAAAGCTAGAAGAATTAAAAGCAAATGGCAAGGACCCTCATGAAATTGTTAATTTCAAAGACCGTACACCATCAAAGGAAATCAAGGACAATTTTGACGAATTTGAAGGCAAATCAGCAAGAATAGCTGGTCGTATTATGGCTAAACGTGGCCATGGTAATATGAGCTTTATGGATATCCAAGATGAAAGTGGGATCATACAAATCGTAAACCGTAAAAATGTAATCGGAGATGAGTTCAAAGAAGTTAAAAAATATGATATTGGTGATATAGTTGGGGTAGAAGGTGAAGTTTTCAAAACTAACCAAGGCGAGATATCAATAGAAACACACACACCACAACTACTAACCAAGTCTTTACAAATGCTTCCAGAAAAATGGCATGGCCTAAA
It contains:
- the tilS gene encoding tRNA lysidine(34) synthetase TilS is translated as MTILTRFKDNIIYHKLIDFGDTIIVGASGGPDSQFLIYLLNQIKEEYKLNIVLAHLNHLHRKEAINDENLVIETGKKLKLDVRVKRASMDDFAREKKISAEDAGRRLRYEFFREIAGEFDNGIIAVAHNKDDQAETVLMRMIRGTGLDGLRGMDFRSEDIIRPILTFEKKEILAYLNENNIPYALDQSNFSNDYTRNYIRNEIIPRMEKINPRLKDSIFSLSDLVKNDLAIIDDNIKNISKDTIKSISNDQISFDKNSFESLSSPYQARILRSAIEDLNGSTKDFSKQNIDDFINLTNLSNGKKIIKDDLEFSKSYKSYDLRKIRSESLSDEKIYLSLGEEKSFNGYMISADLVDKAKDKAKTIGYFDYDKLNFPLEIRTRKNGDKFNPLGFGHSKKLKDFFIDEKIDKIDRDRIPLILSDGKIIWLVSYRLAEDAKIDQRTKKIVRIEVTND
- the hpt gene encoding hypoxanthine phosphoribosyltransferase gives rise to the protein MISDTNSMIEKVLIDEDSINIRIKQLAKTINEYYADSQGPLIMVGILKGSVMFMSELAKYVKVDTAMEFMAVSSYEGTTSTGNVKILKDLDTDIKDKSVLLVEDIIDTGHTLLNLKNNLSKRDPKDIKIVTLLDKPERRVVDIKADWYGFKIPNEFVVGFGLDYNQLMRNIPYIGVLKRSVYEKEQD
- a CDS encoding DUF5673 domain-containing protein, whose protein sequence is MNGNMDMFILILYVAIILFFAYRIFKTKKNKSLLSGEVGEFGREISKLEIGLLVVLLVTGIINFYQGFKLNDKTSMATAGVMIVLALIFGLYSKNKMYIGENGILANSNFYNYKELKKWGFDKESSDLVLQVKKDNQSSNEIVKVKKEDIEAINNLIRKYKLNK
- a CDS encoding type III pantothenate kinase, coding for MLLVVDIGNTNTVLGVFDKDELLFRYRVATNLKRTSDELVATLFNMFGVHNVDKDKIEDTIISSVVPDIMYNWQSCNRKLFGREALIVDYKTDTGITIDYDSPREVGADRIVDSVAVYSKYGGPSIIVDMGTAITFDVITEDGAYLGGSIAPGIKIAQDGLFGSTAQLPKIELREPKSAIATTTSESMNAGIVFGYISMIDGLVEQIMKELRNDYHVEDDINVIATGGYSELISVESKYINIIEPDLMLDGLRIIYERNKK
- the dusB gene encoding tRNA dihydrouridine synthase DusB, whose amino-acid sequence is MSETRNKEIMLAPLAGVTDVAFRIICEKYGADKTFTEMVSVNAMAFDNKQTDEIMFISDKEKHANIQIFGRDLERIEKAVKEKINPLDNVKEISFNMGCPAPKIFKNGEGSALMKDLDQVDKITKTLRKSTDKIINVKFRTGVDDSHKNYLEVGKMCETNGIDYVILHARTRDQHYQGKASWEDIRILKDNLSIPVIANGDVFTVEDFINIMDETKADGVMLARGAMGNPFLFKYIKDYLKNGSYQKVRPAEIVDQIREQYELSLLYKDERLVVNQMRKHVGWYIKGLPNATKIREKVNTLKTKEEIFSLLDEYKDVLEEENDRE
- the greA gene encoding transcription elongation factor GreA, which produces MTENKEVILSKEYLEKLEDELEYLKTKRRPEIAEKIKIARSFGDLSENADYDEAKNEQGEVESRIAKVEDMIRNAKTIEVDLNSDVVGVGNTVTVFDEEFDETLDYKIVGTAESDPVKGFISNESPVGAALLGKKVDDRVEVVTPNGKMYFTVKGIN